ATTAGCTGAGAGAATGGTTCGTACAATCAGGAATCTGTTGACGAAGTGTTCTCAAACTGGCCAAGACAGTCAACTAGCCATGATGCACCTGAGAGCAACACCAGTTGAGAACAACTTGAGATCACCAGCAGAGATGTTGTTTGGAAGACCCATCAGAAGTCACTATCTTTCGAGAGATTCTGCTGCCACCGAGTTTCTCTTGAATAGGCAAGACAAAATGAAGGAAGTGCATGATCGACATGCAAGTTCTGATCTGCCACCACTGCATGTAGGACAACCAGTGAGGGTTCTGCATCCAAGAGACAACACTTGGATACCAGCAAAGGTATCCAAGGTCTGTGAAGAACCTCGATCCTACGAAGTTTCAACGCCGAACGGAGGAATCTTGAGGAGAAATAGATCTCACTTGAGGGAAATTCCATCCACCAACCCAACTCCGAAGCGTGTGAGGTTCGACGAAAACCACACCACAGAAACTCAACCAGAGGAAGACAACGTCCAACGAACACCAATGTCCAACTCTAACGCTAATCAATCTCAACAGACATACTCACAAACTACGAGATCTGGATGCTCTATTCGCAAAGCAGAGAGATTCATGTTTGAAGATTGAACATTATGAACACTCTAAACTCTCAAACaaagaagagaaggagaagaaagaagaacaacACTGAAGACATAAGTGTAGTTTAAAAGTTTattatatgcatgtataatcattgtatattatttttggTATGTCAAGATAGTGTTTACGAAATTATCAAAAAGACACTCTCTAGCCAAAACTTATTGTTTCGAAAAATTGAATTCAGGATCAATCCGGTTATCCAAATTATCTTCAGTTTTGCACAAGATTGAAGTtatgtaaaattgaagatacATACAGTTTATCACAAATTGATATTATCCTCACAAACCAAACAATTTCTATATAATTATCTGATATATCATAACTAAGCCAAattaccaaaatttgcagaCTAGCAAAagtattgtttgaaaataatatcattgaaatttgaaattctcAATCTTATCAGAAGAAGGGGGATGTTACGATATCAGAATTGATATCTAAGCACTTCATACAACTCCCGCAACATGGATACCATGCCTGTTGATTGACCTGCCTGGCCTGTATAATAAAACTGTATAATTATACGTTCACTACCAAAGTCTCCACCAGAGTCCTTTGTATTGGATCAATTACTCTTCCAGAAAGTGAGCTGTACACATTTTTCATGTATAACTGAACAGAATTAGGAAATTTAAGTCTTTGTAACATGTAATGAATAAGATCGTGACTAACCGATCCAAAAGCATCGGCCAGATCGAACCATGTCACATGTACTGTCCTAGATTTACTTTTCGCATGGGATAGTACTTTATGCATCACTAAATTATGTTCAGTACACCAATTTATACCTTTCAGAAAAGCCTTTTGTAAGTTACAATCAATTAG
This Lytechinus pictus isolate F3 Inbred chromosome 9, Lp3.0, whole genome shotgun sequence DNA region includes the following protein-coding sequences:
- the LOC129267670 gene encoding uncharacterized protein LOC129267670; translation: MLNRQEYLLVTDYYSKYPIIAKLTDTSSAAIAREMTGIFSLFGPPEDIVSDNSPQFVGKPFQDMCKKWNIKHITSSPHYPRSNGLAERMVRTIRNLLTKCSQTGQDSQLAMMHLRATPVENNLRSPAEMLFGRPIRSHYLSRDSAATEFLLNRQDKMKEVHDRHASSDLPPLHVGQPVRVLHPRDNTWIPAKVSKVCEEPRSYEVSTPNGGILRRNRSHLREIPSTNPTPKRVRFDENHTTETQPEEDNVQRTPMSNSNANQSQQTYSQTTRSGCSIRKAERFMFED